Proteins from a genomic interval of Corynebacterium deserti GIMN1.010:
- a CDS encoding Rv1476 family membrane protein codes for MIPENINIPELVSEVSDDGVAMGQRIGHESPGLEDGLISVLETAQDGDFGSAGIVVLDDTPAITSDLRDIAQEVLTQSDVDTVIVRAPASAAVVSDVHSRAALEMGQHELLGTTDYVLGTELLIRDVTESGLMDINWGQVTIWGLVAVTLVVIVSAVSVRRKAAQLP; via the coding sequence ATGATCCCTGAAAACATCAATATCCCAGAGCTTGTCTCCGAGGTGTCGGATGACGGTGTGGCGATGGGGCAGCGAATTGGGCATGAGTCCCCTGGTCTTGAAGATGGCCTCATTAGCGTGCTGGAAACTGCCCAAGACGGCGATTTTGGTAGCGCGGGAATTGTCGTATTAGATGACACGCCCGCCATAACCTCTGATTTGCGTGATATTGCCCAAGAAGTGCTTACGCAATCCGATGTAGATACGGTCATTGTGCGGGCGCCGGCTTCGGCGGCGGTGGTTAGTGATGTCCATTCACGTGCAGCCTTGGAAATGGGGCAACATGAGCTACTCGGAACTACGGATTACGTTCTTGGAACAGAGTTATTAATTCGTGATGTAACGGAATCAGGATTGATGGATATTAACTGGGGTCAGGTCACCATTTGGGGACTCGTTGCAGTAACTCTCGTGGTGATAGTTTCGGCGGTATCGGTTCGCCGTAAAGCAGCTCAACTACCATAA